The following DNA comes from Thermodesulfobacteriota bacterium.
ACCCGAAGCACAAGCAGCGCCAGGGATAAGGAGGAGACGCTTGGCACGTATAGCGGGAGTGGACATTCCCAAGAACAAGAAGATCGGGACGGCCTTGACGTACATCTACGGGATCGGCCCGACCGCCGCGCTGAAGATCCTCGAGGAGGCGCGCGTGTCCCCCGATCTCCGGACGAACACGCTGACCGAGGACCAGGTGGCGCGGATCCGCGACGTCATCGACGCAAATTTCCGCG
Coding sequences within:
- the rpsM gene encoding 30S ribosomal protein S13, which codes for MARIAGVDIPKNKKIGTALTYIYGIGPTAALKILEEARVSPDLRTNTLTEDQVARIRDVIDANFR